The proteins below come from a single Acidobacteriota bacterium genomic window:
- a CDS encoding aminotransferase class V-fold PLP-dependent enzyme, with amino-acid sequence MDELLSYRAQFPILEKTTYLINHSLGAMPAKTYDRMHAYAETWATRGIRAWAEGWWEMPGTIGDKVARILGADPGTVVMHQNVSVCQALILSCFDLTGKRNKIVYEALNFPSVMYVYEAHAKAAHARIVEVPSDDGITIDTQRMLDAIDEETLLVPISHVLFKSAFIQDAAAIVEKAHRVGALVVLDVYQSAGTVPFSVKDLDVDFATGGSVKWLCGGPGAGFLYVKPELRERLQPKITGWAAHKAPFAFVPGEIEYAEDAHRFLHGSPAIPALYAAESGYDLINEIGVERIRAKSMRQTARLIELAGAHGWRVNAPREPARRGGSVILDVPHAGEVVRELAAREVLVDYRPGAGVRIGPHFFSSDDELEAVVAEIKSILDTRAYEKHTAASGARF; translated from the coding sequence ATGGACGAACTACTTTCCTATCGTGCGCAATTTCCGATTCTGGAAAAGACCACCTATCTCATCAATCACTCGCTCGGCGCGATGCCAGCCAAAACCTACGACCGCATGCACGCTTACGCTGAGACGTGGGCGACGCGCGGCATTCGAGCGTGGGCCGAAGGTTGGTGGGAAATGCCCGGGACCATCGGCGACAAAGTGGCGCGCATCCTCGGCGCTGATCCCGGCACGGTCGTGATGCATCAGAACGTCTCGGTCTGTCAGGCGCTGATCCTGTCCTGCTTCGATCTGACGGGCAAGCGCAACAAGATCGTTTATGAGGCGCTCAACTTCCCTTCCGTGATGTATGTCTACGAGGCGCACGCCAAAGCGGCCCATGCGAGAATTGTCGAAGTACCGAGTGACGACGGCATCACGATTGACACGCAGCGGATGCTGGACGCGATTGATGAAGAGACGCTGCTGGTGCCGATTTCGCACGTGCTGTTCAAGAGCGCCTTCATTCAGGATGCGGCGGCCATCGTTGAAAAGGCGCATCGTGTCGGCGCGCTGGTCGTGCTGGATGTTTATCAATCGGCGGGCACGGTGCCCTTCAGCGTCAAAGACCTCGATGTGGATTTCGCTACCGGCGGTTCGGTCAAATGGTTGTGCGGCGGGCCGGGCGCGGGCTTCCTCTATGTCAAACCGGAGTTGCGCGAACGCTTGCAACCGAAGATCACTGGCTGGGCCGCGCATAAAGCGCCGTTTGCTTTCGTGCCGGGCGAGATCGAATACGCCGAGGACGCGCACCGTTTCCTGCACGGTTCGCCCGCGATTCCGGCGCTGTATGCGGCGGAGAGTGGCTACGATTTGATCAATGAAATCGGGGTCGAACGCATTCGCGCCAAATCCATGCGGCAGACGGCGCGCTTGATTGAATTGGCTGGCGCGCACGGCTGGCGCGTGAATGCGCCGCGTGAGCCGGCGCGGCGTGGCGGCTCGGTCATTCTGGATGTGCCGCACGCGGGCGAAGTCGTGCGCGAATTGGCCGCGCGCGAGGTGCTGGTGGATTACCGGCCCGGCGCGGGTGTGCGCATTGGGCCGCATTTCTTTAGCAGCGACGATGAACTCGAAGCCGTCGTGGCCGAGATCAAAAGCATTCTCGACACGCGCGCTTATGAAAAGCACACGGCGGCGAGCGGCGCGCGGTTCTGA